atatgtagaaaattgGGAATGTCTCGAAATTTCTCTAAACGAAAAAATGCTTaatatacaaatatttttctataaagaTTTCCAgtaattcatgtttttttaattttacataatttcgtttaaaaatttaaaacttacgtAAACTTTGTAACTGGCGAGCAAAGTATAATCTCTTTGGCCGATTTTGTGAATTCTCTGTAGACTTTCCGTTTCGAATGTAGAATTTGTTCTTGATTGTATAAATCTTCATCTTCGCCTCCAATAATCATATCTTCGAGAATTCCATATTTGAGTACAATAACAGCTTTCATACACGGAACGAATTCTTTTTCACTATTTGGGCGCCGAGCACAGTAGTGAACCTGAATTAAAGCCATTTTACATTGGGAAACGGGAGTTGGTTTCGGgaataaagatttttgaaaaaggtttatatttttctaaattagaCTGGAAGAAAAACTCACTTCAATGAGactttttgaattcctaaaacATGGATGACTGATTCTTTTGAATCTCCATGTCAAATCACCCCTCGTTTTATTCATAACAGCATCCATTGCTAAGAAAACTCCTTTATTCGCATCTTCAACGTGTTTCGAGAATTTCAAAGGTGGTGGGACAGATAATCTTGAGACTCTCGGAGCATGAACAGCGTTTTGACGAAATGTTTCTGACACAGCGAtaatgtttttctgaaattagaatGTAACGAATTCAGAGTATTTCCAAATATTACCTCAATAACTGTCCTCTCGTCCATTGCCTCTTGTAATTTGTAGAATAATTGATAAGCACTTTCATCTTTCTGTCTGAGatcctgaaattaaatatttaaagttcCAAGTTGGCaaacggtttttttaaataatttattctcaTTTAAAATGATGTCTTCGCAGAAAGagttaaaaatgaaagaaaacagtCTCCGTATAGTGAATATATTTGTTAAacaaattatagaatttttctaaattgttgTAGAATTTGAAACATCGTTTGTCACATTTTCAGGGACTTTTCCACAATAAACGTTAAATTATCTATCTTTATACCAAAATTAGAGATTCAacaaatttcttgttttctcaagttttcctTACTgtaaaatgtctgaaaatttgacaaaaatgtttcaaatcacatctttaaaaaaaacgaataaaaaactaatcaaTATATccggaaaatgcaaaaaaatctgCTTTAAGTTATTCCGctgaattctaaaattcatcagcttatttcaattttttcgttgaaaaaaaattagaacttaACAATGTTATATTACTACATTgagactgtttttttttccgtcaCTTGTGTtaggacaaaaaaaaaagcttaaaaaactataaattatgACTTTTGAACTAAGAATCTTAATCATTAATCATTAAActaaattaatcaaaaactcacttgtaTTGATGATTCAACAGCTTTATATAGAGGCCTTTTGTCAAATACAGCATTATATCGACATTTGAGTGCTGCTGCTCTATTCAATTCATAATACATATTTCCCATTTCTGATAATGCTTCTCTTGCTCTTGATAAATCTTCCATTGTCGAATGCTCTTTCATCGATTCGTCTAATGCTTTTTTCGACTTTTGACGCATTTTCTCCAATTTACTCTTCATCACTTCTGCCCATTGATTTAACGCAATTACGTGCTTCTCCGTTGTATTTGATGGAAGTGTTAAAATCGGTCGTCCAGCTGCCGGATTCCCTGCAGTTGAAGGTCGGTTAGCAGTGTTTCCAGATTGAAGAACAGGCATCGATTGAGAGTGAGGAATATTACCCGAAGAGATACGTGCTCCCGATGGTCCTGAAGCATTTGCAGATGTGGTCGGTTGCTGATTGGATTGCATGGCTGCCGGACGAAGTGGTCTCAAAATCCGGGCTCGACCGtctatctaaaaaattttccgatttataTTAATTAGTGCTGAatgaaattgacaatttttttcaaaataaagaaaacggt
This is a stretch of genomic DNA from Caenorhabditis elegans chromosome V. It encodes these proteins:
- the mdt-27 gene encoding MeDiaTor (Product from WormBase gene class mdt;~Confirmed by transcript evidence) — encoded protein: MGDNTIRIKSENSFGNTAANGRFPDTPFGRRPPLVSKIDGRARILRPLRPAAMQSNQQPTTSANASGPSGARISSGNIPHSQSMPVLQSGNTANRPSTAGNPAAGRPILTLPSNTTEKHVIALNQWAEVMKSKLEKMRQKSKKALDESMKEHSTMEDLSRAREALSEMGNMYYELNRAAALKCRYNAVFDKRPLYKAVESSIQDLRQKDESAYQLFYKLQEAMDERTVIEKNIIAVSETFRQNAVHAPRVSRLSVPPPLKFSKHVEDANKGVFLAMDAVMNKTRGDLTWRFKRISHPCFRNSKSLIEVHYCARRPNSEKEFVPCMKAVIVLKYGILEDMIIGGEDEDLYNQEQILHSKRKVYREFTKSAKEIILCSPVTKFTAPTNFAQCNNYIQSYVNCFSTKCYYCKKHLRQFMPPTVVTRESSPIICHKLCLMSQVP